The Pseudomonadota bacterium genome contains the following window.
ACAGCATCCGTTACAAACTGATGCGCGACAACGCGCCCGCCTGAGCCCCGATGCCGTCATCGCCGCCCGCCATCGTCCTGGTCCGCCCGCAGATGGGTGAGAACATCGGTGCGGCGGCCCGCGCCATGATGAACTTCGGTCTGACCGATATGCGGATCGTCGCGCCGCGCGACGGCTGGCCCAACCCGGCCGCCGAGACCATGGCAGCCGGTGCCAGCTCTATCCTGGCCGAGGCGCGGCTGTTCGACACGGCGGCTGAGGCGGTGGCCGACCTGGCGCACCTCTGGGCGACCACGGCGCGCCAGCGCTACATGCTGAAGCCTAGCCACACACCGCGCCATGCCGCCGGTCTGATGCACATGGGCGCGCGTCACGAGGAAGCCAGTGGCATCCTGTTCGGGCCCGAACGCACTGGCCTCGAAAACGACGAGGTGGCGCTGGCCCACGCTGTTTTGAATGTACCGGCCAATCCTGAGATGAATTCGCTCAACCTGGCCCAGGCGGTTCTTTTGATCGGCTACGAGTGGTTTCAAGCCGCCGACGAGACACCGGGCGAGACGTTGCGCGAGGGCAAGACGCATCCGGCGAACGCGGAGGAACTCGAAGGCTTCTTCGAACACCTGATCGGCGAGCTCGACACCTGCGGTTTTCTGCGCAACCAGCAACACAGGCCGATCATGGTGCGCAACATCCGCAACATGTTCCTGCGCGCTGGCCTCTTCGAGCAGGAGGTCCGGACTTTGCGCGGCATTGTGAGCTGCCTGGTCAATGGCCGTCGCCCGCTGCCTCGTGACGACGGGGAAGGGACATGATGCGGCGTTTGATCGTGCCTTTTGTCGTTCTCCTGGCCCTCGGCTCCTGTGCGGCTTCCTGGATGCAATTCAAATCGGTGCCGCCGGATGGCGGCCAGCCGCAGACAGTGACCGGCCTGTTGCGCGTGCCAGACGGCGGTGGCCGCTATCCTGCCGTGGTGCTTCTGCCCGACTGTGACGGTGTTGGCCCCCACGAACGGCGGTGGGCACGTGAACTCGCCGAGGCCGGTTATGTCAGCTTCGTCATCGATCACCATTTCACGCGTG
Protein-coding sequences here:
- a CDS encoding RNA methyltransferase, with the translated sequence MPSSPPAIVLVRPQMGENIGAAARAMMNFGLTDMRIVAPRDGWPNPAAETMAAGASSILAEARLFDTAAEAVADLAHLWATTARQRYMLKPSHTPRHAAGLMHMGARHEEASGILFGPERTGLENDEVALAHAVLNVPANPEMNSLNLAQAVLLIGYEWFQAADETPGETLREGKTHPANAEELEGFFEHLIGELDTCGFLRNQQHRPIMVRNIRNMFLRAGLFEQEVRTLRGIVSCLVNGRRPLPRDDGEGT